One part of the Thermococcus radiotolerans genome encodes these proteins:
- a CDS encoding endonuclease/exonuclease/phosphatase family protein, whose protein sequence is MNLDERDKILLGLGTGVLLASSLRVFVAGAYSSLEKTFFYGMNFPSGLGILLLLLAAFLVGRLSRKVGAAIMAAYALVLLATDATEYVHLLAAFALPVALALVKELDVKYLAMGLVADLSLRVLAVGAEPADFPYTRVVLTLFLLLGAYALWKEPGTLKKPGFGLYAFAALLELGLIYPNAVMRYSGMTVYYLPEFVGFSLLLALAILLGPYLARKPTVAMALLIIGSATLFLKPLSLVGLPLALASAIALVKNAKGSRGGIIGAVYLFLVATLALGAYVGRDIGLPFMEDRLEALILAVSIIYALNTYGKGTEVSLPSVKEVAGPLLGVVVASVIVLALFNAGPTYDEAKKDVLVWTYNVHQGFGPYDGTFNGYELVNLLSEKNPDIWFAQEVVGGMIGNGYQDVPLFISAHLGYAYEYKPAIEGTYGIAVFSHWHMKTEAELNLPSMGQARPAQKVSIEELGVTLVNVHMGLSEEERAMQAEELLKFAEASPVAQIIAGDTNAEPDERAIEILTRDYKDAFPERPPYTFLWERNGVRDEENIDYILLKRDWPARVKDYGCLCDIEVSDHRPVWAVIELP, encoded by the coding sequence ATGAACTTGGACGAGAGGGATAAAATACTGCTCGGTCTTGGAACTGGGGTGCTGCTGGCCTCGTCCCTCAGGGTCTTTGTGGCCGGAGCGTACTCAAGTCTGGAGAAGACTTTCTTCTATGGAATGAACTTCCCATCCGGACTGGGAATTCTCCTGCTCCTTCTGGCGGCCTTTCTCGTCGGCAGGCTCAGCAGGAAGGTCGGGGCAGCAATAATGGCAGCCTACGCCCTTGTACTCCTCGCCACCGACGCGACCGAGTACGTCCATCTCTTAGCGGCATTCGCCCTGCCCGTTGCCCTTGCGCTCGTCAAGGAGCTTGACGTCAAGTACCTCGCCATGGGACTCGTTGCGGACCTTTCACTCCGCGTGCTAGCTGTCGGTGCCGAGCCGGCCGACTTCCCATACACGAGGGTTGTTCTGACGCTCTTCCTGCTTCTGGGAGCCTATGCTCTCTGGAAGGAACCTGGAACGCTCAAAAAGCCCGGCTTCGGTCTCTACGCCTTCGCGGCGCTCCTTGAGCTGGGGCTGATTTACCCCAACGCGGTGATGCGCTACTCCGGGATGACTGTCTATTATCTCCCTGAGTTCGTCGGCTTCTCCCTGCTCCTTGCCTTGGCGATACTGCTCGGCCCATACCTCGCGAGGAAGCCGACAGTTGCGATGGCGCTCCTGATAATCGGCTCAGCGACGCTCTTCCTCAAGCCCCTCTCACTGGTCGGCCTTCCTCTGGCACTCGCCTCTGCCATAGCCCTCGTTAAGAATGCGAAGGGCAGCAGAGGGGGAATTATCGGGGCCGTTTACCTGTTCCTCGTCGCCACGCTCGCCCTCGGGGCCTACGTCGGCAGGGACATAGGCTTGCCCTTCATGGAGGACAGGCTTGAGGCACTGATCCTGGCCGTCTCCATCATCTACGCCCTCAACACCTACGGGAAGGGCACCGAGGTAAGCCTTCCGAGCGTAAAGGAGGTTGCCGGCCCACTCCTCGGCGTTGTGGTGGCTTCTGTTATAGTACTCGCCCTCTTCAACGCGGGACCCACCTATGATGAGGCCAAGAAGGACGTTCTCGTGTGGACCTACAACGTCCACCAGGGCTTCGGGCCGTACGACGGAACCTTCAACGGCTACGAGCTGGTGAACCTCCTCTCCGAAAAGAATCCTGACATCTGGTTTGCCCAGGAGGTCGTCGGGGGAATGATAGGCAACGGCTACCAGGACGTTCCGCTCTTCATCTCCGCTCACCTCGGCTACGCCTATGAGTACAAGCCGGCCATAGAGGGAACCTACGGCATAGCGGTCTTCTCCCACTGGCACATGAAGACCGAGGCCGAGCTGAACCTCCCGAGCATGGGTCAGGCGAGACCGGCCCAGAAGGTCTCCATCGAGGAGCTCGGGGTAACCCTCGTGAACGTTCACATGGGCCTCAGCGAGGAGGAGAGGGCCATGCAGGCCGAGGAGCTTCTGAAGTTCGCCGAGGCCTCGCCGGTGGCCCAGATAATAGCCGGCGACACCAACGCCGAGCCGGACGAGAGGGCGATAGAGATACTCACCCGCGACTACAAGGATGCCTTCCCGGAGAGGCCGCCCTACACATTCCTCTGGGAGCGCAACGGCGTCAGGGACGAGGAGAACATCGACTACATCCTGCTCAAGAGAGACTGGCCGGCTAGGGTGAAGGACTACGGTTGCCTCTGTGACATTGAGGTTTCTGACCACAGGCCGGTGTGGGCGGTCATTGAACTGCCGTGA
- a CDS encoding UbiA family prenyltransferase, which produces MEPRALFSLLRPKFALPSIVPGLIAFTIARYHYGVFFTVDFLVAMLVVFLVTSAGLVINEYHDYDLDVLANRTELPLVSGKVSLRTAKLLGYGLFLPAILLAGIISLRAIAITLVASFLAVAYSAPPLRFKARPLVDSLTNGLTYGPVTMGLVFESLGLPVRWAVVYSLPFLVLLSAGHMLLAVPTIEEDLALGARTSATFLGRERGIKVGMAIFVIASAMVVAYCLLGYYPLLSLSFLPFMVYATFQLHRWLEGADRRKVFKKLEASFLLGAAAFLVPFCL; this is translated from the coding sequence GTGGAGCCTCGGGCTCTTTTCTCCCTTCTTCGCCCCAAGTTCGCCCTCCCCTCAATCGTTCCCGGGTTAATTGCATTCACCATAGCGCGCTATCACTACGGCGTTTTCTTCACTGTAGATTTTCTCGTTGCGATGCTCGTGGTGTTTCTCGTTACCTCCGCCGGTCTCGTCATCAACGAGTACCACGACTACGACCTCGACGTCCTCGCGAACAGAACCGAACTCCCCCTCGTGAGTGGAAAGGTGAGCCTCAGAACGGCCAAGCTACTCGGTTACGGCCTCTTTCTTCCGGCCATTCTTCTCGCTGGGATAATATCCCTCAGGGCCATCGCAATAACCCTCGTCGCATCTTTTCTCGCGGTAGCATACTCCGCCCCACCCCTGCGCTTCAAGGCGAGACCCCTCGTTGACTCCCTCACCAACGGCCTCACCTACGGGCCGGTTACCATGGGGCTCGTCTTCGAATCCCTCGGTCTTCCCGTCAGATGGGCCGTTGTCTACTCTCTTCCATTCCTCGTCCTCCTCTCCGCCGGACATATGCTCCTCGCCGTCCCCACCATAGAGGAAGACCTCGCCCTCGGTGCGAGAACCTCCGCGACGTTCCTCGGACGCGAGAGGGGAATAAAGGTTGGCATGGCGATCTTTGTCATCGCTTCGGCGATGGTGGTCGCCTACTGCCTCCTGGGCTACTATCCGCTCCTCTCGCTCTCCTTTCTTCCGTTCATGGTCTACGCCACCTTCCAGCTCCACCGCTGGTTGGAGGGGGCCGACAGAAGGAAGGTCTTCAAAAAACTGGAGGCCTCCTTCCTGCTGGGCGCGGCCGCTTTCCTCGTCCCCTTCTGCCTGTGA
- a CDS encoding NAD(P)/FAD-dependent oxidoreductase — MKIVVVGSGTAGSNFALFMRKLDRKAEITVIGKEETMQYSPCALPHVISGTIEKPEDVIVFPNEFYERQKINLMLGTEVKSIDRKRKVVVTDKGEVPYDKLVLAVGSKAFVPPIKGVENEGVFTLKSLDDVRKIKAYIAERKPKRAVVIGAGLIGLEGAEAFAKLGMEVLVVELMNRLMPTMLDKDTAKIVQKEMEEHGVSFRFNEGVSEIIGSPVRAVKIGEEEVPADLVLVATGVRANTDLAKAAGLDVHWGIVVNEHLQTSDPDIYAIGDCAEVIDAVTGERTLSQLGTSAVRMAKVAAEHIAGKDASFRPVFNTAITELFGLEIGTFGITEERAKKAGVEIAVGKFKGSTKPEYYPGGKPITVKVIFRKSDRKLIGAQIVGGERVWGRIMTLSALAQKGATVEDVVYLETAYAPPISPTIDPITVAAEMALRRFR; from the coding sequence ATGAAAATCGTGGTCGTCGGTTCTGGCACAGCCGGAAGCAACTTCGCGCTGTTCATGCGCAAGCTCGACAGGAAGGCCGAGATAACCGTCATCGGAAAGGAGGAGACCATGCAGTACTCCCCCTGCGCCCTGCCGCACGTCATCAGCGGCACGATCGAGAAGCCCGAAGATGTTATCGTCTTCCCGAACGAGTTCTACGAGAGGCAGAAGATTAACCTCATGCTCGGAACGGAGGTCAAATCCATCGACCGCAAGAGGAAGGTCGTGGTCACCGATAAGGGTGAAGTCCCCTACGACAAGCTCGTTCTGGCGGTTGGCTCGAAGGCCTTTGTCCCGCCGATCAAGGGCGTTGAGAACGAGGGCGTCTTCACCCTTAAGAGTCTTGACGACGTGCGCAAAATCAAGGCCTACATCGCCGAGAGGAAGCCGAAGAGGGCCGTCGTCATCGGCGCTGGCTTAATAGGCCTCGAAGGGGCTGAAGCCTTCGCGAAGCTCGGCATGGAGGTTCTGGTCGTCGAGCTTATGAACAGGCTCATGCCGACGATGCTCGACAAAGATACGGCAAAGATCGTCCAGAAGGAAATGGAGGAGCACGGCGTTTCCTTCAGGTTCAACGAGGGGGTTAGCGAGATAATCGGCAGTCCGGTTAGAGCCGTGAAAATAGGCGAGGAGGAAGTCCCGGCTGACCTCGTTCTCGTCGCTACAGGTGTCAGGGCCAACACCGACCTTGCAAAGGCGGCGGGCCTAGACGTACACTGGGGCATCGTCGTGAACGAGCACCTCCAGACCAGCGACCCTGACATCTACGCGATAGGCGACTGCGCCGAGGTAATCGACGCGGTAACCGGCGAGAGAACGCTCAGCCAGCTCGGAACGAGCGCGGTAAGGATGGCAAAGGTTGCCGCTGAACACATAGCCGGAAAGGACGCCTCCTTCAGGCCGGTCTTCAACACGGCGATAACCGAGCTCTTCGGTCTTGAGATAGGCACCTTCGGGATAACCGAGGAGCGGGCGAAGAAGGCGGGGGTTGAGATAGCCGTCGGCAAGTTCAAAGGCTCAACCAAGCCGGAGTACTACCCCGGCGGAAAGCCGATAACGGTCAAGGTCATCTTCAGAAAGTCGGACAGGAAGCTCATCGGCGCCCAGATAGTCGGCGGCGAGCGCGTCTGGGGCAGGATAATGACCCTCTCTGCTCTGGCCCAAAAGGGAGCGACGGTGGAGGACGTGGTCTATCTTGAAACCGCCTACGCCCCGCCGATAAGCCCGACGATAGACCCGATAACCGTTGCGGCGGAGATGGCCCTCAGGAGGTTCCGCTGA